attcaggatctagttccctgacaagggatcagacccaggccccctgaattgggagcgcggagtcttacccactggaccaccagggaagtccaaggcttttcctttttaaattctgtatcttttttttttttttgtatgtgttgggtcttcatttctgcgcgagggctttctccagttgtggcgagcgggggccactcttcatttctATGTATTTACTATTCTGCAGTTCTGCAAAGCAGAATTCCTTGTGTTTCCAGCAATCTCACCGTGATGAAATTTTTTTATTACGAAAAATTTCAACATACACAAAACTAGAGAGATTAGTAAAATAAACCCATGACCCTCCTCCCCCTCAAAATGCCCATCACCTAGAATAAGAACTCTGCAAATTCTACTGCTTTGctattttccttcctcccttcaggCTCTGATACCCCTGTTCTCTGTTCCCCGAGGGCGATGAGGGGGCGTCTATGCTCGCAGCTGCCCATGTTCCTGCTCCTTCTCCAGCCCTGGGAAACCCAGCTCCAGTTCGCAGGTGAGCCAGAACCCAGCCCTcagaagcagggggaggggagcaaaAGCAGGTTCTCCATCTGCAGCCAACTGCCTGCTGGGGAGAGCAAAACAAGAGCTTTGGAACCATAGCGCTTGGGTTCGAGTTCACAGCTtcaactctctgggcctcagctttcccatctgtaGGATGTGGCTTGGAGGTACCCAAGTTGGGCTCATGCAGAACTGTCCAGttggtgtttaatttttttaagttaattgaaaaaaatcaggagatttcacataaaaccCCTAATTTTGGGCTTCTCTTGAAAAGACCCAAGATCTGCCAACATGGGGTTGGCAGATCTCACGGCTGCAAGGCAACATTTGTCTGGAGCTGCCCACTTTATGAGCTATAGAGGCTCTCTGGGTCCTCCGTCCTAAACCAtcacattcactcatttatttatatttatttatattgcctGCCTAACTCCTGTAGGCATTTGAGTTTGCGACGTCCCCTCGCCCTCCTCGCAAGTGGATAACACCTCCTCAGTATAGCCCTCAGAGCTGTAGGATAGAGATTTGGTGCAGTCTCCCAGTCCAGGCCCTCCTCAAATGCTGCGTGAGTGGATGGTGCTAACCTGCATTTGCTAGGTTAAGACTGTGCTGGGCGCTGTTACACCGTGAGAGCACCATTCCGCCCTGGGTTTCTGTGGGGTTCTCCCGGGACGTGAGGCTTGGCTAACCTAGGAAAGTCCTCCCTGATCTCCTCGCAGGTCCCAGGTGCCGTACTGGGCCCCTGGATTTGGTGTTCGTGATTGACAGCTCGCGCAGTGTGCGCCCCTTCGAGTTCCAGACGATGCGGCAGTTCCTGGTGAGCCTCCTCCGCAGCTTGGACGTGGGGCCCAACGCCACGCGCGTCGGCGTGATCCAGTATTCGAGTCAAGTGCAGAGCGTCTTCCCGCTCGGAACCTTCTCACGCCGCGAGGATATGGAGCGCGCCATCCGCACTCTAGTGCCACTGGCGCAGGGCACCATGACCGGGCTGGCAATCCAGTACGCTATGAACGTGGCCTTCAGTGTGGCCGAGGGCGCGCGCCCGCCGGAGGCACGCGTGCCGCGCGTCGCTGTAATCGTGACCGACGGGCGACCCCAGGATCGCGTGGCCGAAGTGGCGGCGCAGGCGCGCGCCCGCGGCATCGAGATCTACGCCGTGGGGGTTCAGCGCGCTGACGTGGCCTCCCTGCGCGCCATGGCGTCCCCCCCGCTGGACGAGCACGTCTTCCTCGTCGAGTCCTTCGACCGTATCCAGGAATTTGGCCTTCAGTTCCAGCGCCGGCTGTGTCGTGAGTGAGGGGAGCGCTGGAGCGAGACTCGAACTCTCCAACCGCTCCGATTCTCATTCCCACCACAGTGAATCCTATCCCCCTCCCGGCTGGCCCCGCCCACACCATCTTTAGCCCCTCCCAACAGGCCGTGGAGTTGCCCTGGCCTACCGCGGGTTGTGtggaattccagctctgcccatttttgctcAAGGCTTCGCCCACAAGGAGCAACGTTTAGCGTGCCCGCGTACCTTGATGAGCTGTTGTGGTTTACCACAGGCTTAATGTCTAACTCCAAAACCGCCTCTCTACACAAGAAGCACCACCCCTCAAGGCTGAGCGCCATCGCCCACTCGGGCGTCAAGCCCCGCCCACTTGGGGATGACCCCTCCCCCTCTCGTTTTAGCCCCTCCCACAATGCTGCAAGATCTGTTCTCGTCACACCTTGAGTTATGCCGCTTACCTTGATTTAgcatctctcttcttcctctactTTACACCGTGTAGTCCTCCCTTATCCCACTGACACCTCTGGCCCCGTGCTCCTGTCTTCCGAGCCTGTTCACAGGGGCCACTGAGGACCTATACTTTCCCTAAGACCTCCCACCTGTATTGGCCCCTCTCAACCAAGTCATATTCCATCTAAAGACATCCTTGAGCATGGGGTCTGCTCTGACCTCATTCAGCTCTCTCTTGTTGGAGGGTTCTCCCCATCTGTCCCCTGCTGATTCTACTCTTGTATGTCCTCAGGAAAGGACCTGTGTGCTGAGGGGGGACACGGCTGCCAGCACCAATGTGTCAGCTCCCCCGGCACGTTCCACTGTGCCTGCAACCCCGGCTACCGGCTAGCAGCAGATGACAAGAGCTGTTTGGGTGAGAGCTACCCCCACCCTCCAGTCTCACTGCTCCTGAGCCTTCTGTGGCTCCCCATTGGCCTAGCATCAGTACAATGAGTCTGGAAGGGCCTTTGGAGGTCAAAGTCCAGCTCCCTTACTTTACAAGTCTAGGAAAGGGAAGGTGTCGCTTGGGGTCATGTAAGTCCTTGGTGGGACCAGGGCTAGAAATCTTGACCTCACAGAGGTCATACAGTTAATACAGTTAAGTGTATTTTCTATCGCCTTGTCTCCCCCCTCTTTCAGGCTCATCTCCTACCTGGCTTCAAAACAGCTCCCAAACTTGTGTAATTTCACAGGCATATCCTTACTGTTTCTGTTACTTGACAGAATTGGGGTCTCCATACATCTCCTACATTCCCCACCCCCATATACGCTGCTCATTCCTGCTTCTGCATCTCAGTTCTTTCCGGGCTGCTCACCTGGGCTGCTCTTGCCACTCCTCTTTGCAGCTGCAGATCTCTCAAGGCCTGGTTCTTCATGTTTGCTTTCTGAAAAGCTATGACACACAATGCCTTGCTTATACAGTTAGGATTTTTCCCCCTGTGTATGTATGTCCAATCCTTTGATCATAACGGCAGCTGTCATTTACTGTATGCCAGGTTAGCATCAGACATTAAGCTAGGAGCGTTAGTTACATGCATCATCTCTCAAGCTCACCACATTCTGGAAAAAGAGGTCCTGTGTTTCCAATAACCCAGATGTCAGCTGGGGTCTTCTTGTTTCTGGGGCTTAGAAAAGGCTGGCGTGAAGCCCCATTTGATGACCTGTGAACATTCAAAACCCTTCCCAAGATCTCCGGGAATTCCCCAAGTGCTTACATCCTGTGGTCACCTCTAGCTCTGAGCTTCTGCTGAATTCGATTTATGGGTCCTCGCGCAGTTTCTCAGTCCACACACGCTGTTCTTGTCCTGTGGGTGTAACTCAGCCTCTTCCTCGGTTGACACACTTGTGCACACAAGGGCATGTATATGTTAAGTCGTGCATACGTCTATTTTACTAAAGATGGGGGGTGGACAGAGGTGTGACTTACATCTAAGTGAAGtcaaacatacacacagaaaaagaaacacccattatttataattgaataTTAGGCACCCTTGATCCCGAAAGTCCTCAGTCACCCCTCTATAGGGGATTTTCCATTGGCAAACTCAACCCACAGTAAATCATCTCCACACCATCTCTcttgtcctttttttcctctctccactCCCCATCTCTTTTCTAGGAACCCCACATTCTCACACTTTTATGCAGGGCATCTCATCTCTCTCCAGCCCCTATTCCCCAGCTCAGCTCTAGGCCATATTTGCACATTGAAACCATGAAGATACTCAGCGCGGCAATAGTTCACCCTCCTCAGAAGGCAGTTGTAAATAACAACTGTTCTCTTCCAttatatccccattttgcagatggggaaatagAGGCTCAGACAGGTAAAGTGGCAGAGCCTCACTAACTCTGGTCCTCCTCTGTGAGTTAGTGAACCTTTTGAGGGCAGGGGTCCGTCTTCTACAACTGTGGATTCCCATTCTTATGCCTGGCTCAGTCATGGGCCCACTGGGATACATCTGGAGCTTGAATTGGGAGGGCCGCTTGGCTCAGTAGGAAGGGGGCCTTTGCTTGGAGGAATTACAGAAGCCTGGGTACCACGCCAGACTTATTAAGTCAGGATTTTGGGGGGTTGGGGTCCAGgcataggtatttttaaaaagctccccaggtggttGTGCTGTCAGGGCTGACAAGGGCAGCCCCAGGGCATAGCCTGACCTCACCTCTTCCTCAGCCCTCGACCTGTGCACTGAAGGGACCCATGGCTGTGAGCATCACTGCGTCAGCTCCCCGGGCTTCTATTTCTGTCGCTGCCGAGCTGGCTTTGTACTCCAGCAGGACCAGAGGAGCTGCAGGGGTGAGCAAACCCCCCGATTAGCACCTGGACCAAGGTCTCTGATGGCTCCAGGCAGAAGTGACATCTTGCTGTCTCTTCCTTCCCACCAGCCATTGACCACTGCAGCTTTGGGAACCACAGCTGCCAGCATGAGTGTGTTAGCACCTTTGGTGGGCCACGGTGCCGCTGCAGAGGGGGCTACAACTTGCTGCCCGACGGCAGGAGCTGTCAGGGTGAGGAGGGGTCTCCTGCATTTGTGCAGAGCGACGAGGGATCTTAGCTGGTGGAGTCCACCCTGACTCGTTCTGTCTTGTCTCTCCTTTAAGCCCAGGACCTTTGCAATGGCGTAGACCATGGATGCGAGTTCCAGTGCGTGAGTGAGGGCTTCTCCTACCGCTGCCTGTGCCCTGAGCGGTGGCAGCTCCAGGCAGATGGCAAGAGCTGCAGCCGTGAGTTATGGGTGGGAGGGGGTTCTGTCTGCCTCTGACCCACTGCCCACATTCTGAGTATCCTTGACTCTGTCCTGCCCTTGCTGTGGCCCAAGAATGtggtatgagtgtgtgtgtgtgcgctggtGGTGGTGGAGTTGGAGGGTGTGCCATGCCCTGCCTCCATGTCTTTCCCCTCAATCGTCTACCCTGCTGCCAAGGTTAActtcaaaaatacatatttgatcACATTTCTCCCCTGCTCGAAAGCCTTCTGTGGCTCACCAGTGCTTACAAAATAAAGATCAAATGCCTTACCCCTGAGTTTTTCAAATGGCGGGTGTAACCACAGTGGATACACAAATGGTGGGTGTAACCACAGTGGATAACAAAATCAAATTAGTGGGTTAAaaactagaaattttttttaaaaagagagagagaaaatagagttTACTGCATGGATGTAGAAAGAGTAAGTATTGTTTCACGAAACTTAGTTTTAATTATATGTGAGTATAAGTGCATCATGatgtatttttacattattattattaattttttttttttttactgtgggtTGTGGTCAAATTTTTGAAACCACCGCCTTAGGTCATTATAATCTAGCTTGAGCCAACCCCATCAGCCTGTCTCCTGACAAACTTGAACATTTGAGCCATACTGGCCTGCCCATTCCCAAACGTGTCCAGGGCTCCCAGCTTCCATGCCTCCACACACATTGCCCCCAACATCTAGAATGTCCCTTCATGCCTTGGAGAACTCCTACTCATCCCTGAAGATCAAATCACATGTCACCACCTCCATGCAGCCTTCCTCACTAGCTCCAGGAAGAATGAATTACCCCTACCTTGCTCCCTGCAAGCCCCTCTATTCAAGCACTTTCCTTGATGGTAGCAAATGGCATGCCTCACTGCTCTGCTCTATCCTGATATCCTATGGGTCAGGATTATGTTTCATTTATTGGCGAACCTCCTTCAGGGCCTAGCAAGGTCCCTGTCTCAGAACAGGGGAGGCAATCTTGTAGAGTGGTTAGGAGCTTGGGTTTtggggtcagacagacctggcttcaaatcctggctcagccactaCTAGTGGTGGAATCCAGAGCAAATAAATGACTTTATCCTTCAGAATCTCAGATTCttagaaaatggggataatacccaAGGTTATTGGGAgaattgagaaaaaatatataaagcacctagcccagtgcctggtacatggtaagcTGTCAAAtagtaatgtttttgtttttatttattattgttagtaGTGGTAAAGTTTAGAATTCTGTCTGATACATAGTAGAtgatcaataaatggtagctattgtgatgatgatgattaaaaAGATGCTTTTAGCAGGCTTGTGGTAAGCGCTTAATAAATGGCAAAGATTATAATGATGccactgatgataataataattattattagttagcacagtgcctggcataagaAGGACTTCACACATAGTATCTGgtatataataaatgtttgcgagtgaatgaatgagcaggTGGCTGCTGCCAGCCAAGGATCTGATCCCTTAATCCCAGCTCTTCTGCTCGGGTGGGCGTAGGGTGCCAGGAAGGCCACGTGGACCTGGTTCTGCTCGTCGATGGCTCCAAGAGCGTGCGTCCGCAGAACTTCGAGCTGGTGAAGCGCTTCGTGAACCAGATCGTGGACTTCCTGGACGTGTCCCCGGAAGGCACGCGCGTGGGGCTGGTGCAGTTCTCCAGCCGCGTGCGCACCGAGTTCCCACTGGGCCGCTACGGCACGGCGGCCGAGGTGAAGCAGGCGGTCCTGGCTGTGGAGTATATGGAGCGCGGCACCATGACCGGGCTTGCGCTGCGCCACATGGTGGAGCACAGCTTTTCAGAGGCGCAGGGCGCGCGGCCCCGGGCGCTCAACGTGCCCCGCGTGGGCCTGGTCTTCACCGACGGCCGCTCCCAGGATGACGTCTCGGTGTGGGCGGCGCGCGCCAAGGAGGAAGGTGGGCTTGGCGCGGGCCGCGCTGGCCTGAGGTTGGGTTGGATGCGGGGAGGCGGCTTTCCCGAGGCCTAGGGTGCCCCCTTGAGTCCCTCGACGCTGCAGGCATCGTCATGTACGCCGTGGGCGTAGGCAAGGCGGTGGAGGAGGAGCTGCGAGAGATCGCCTCGGAGCCAGCGGAGCTGCACGTGTCCTACTCCCCCGACTTCAGCACCATGACGCACCTGCTGGAGAACCTCAAAGGCAGCATCTGCCCGGGTGAGCACATCGGTCTTAggacccctccccttctc
The sequence above is a segment of the Orcinus orca chromosome 16, mOrcOrc1.1, whole genome shotgun sequence genome. Coding sequences within it:
- the MATN4 gene encoding matrilin-4 isoform X1, giving the protein MRQFLVSLLRSLDVGPNATRVGVIQYSSQVQSVFPLGTFSRREDMERAIRTLVPLAQGTMTGLAIQYAMNVAFSVAEGARPPEARVPRVAVIVTDGRPQDRVAEVAAQARARGIEIYAVGVQRADVASLRAMASPPLDEHVFLVESFDRIQEFGLQFQRRLCRKDLCAEGGHGCQHQCVSSPGTFHCACNPGYRLAADDKSCLALDLCTEGTHGCEHHCVSSPGFYFCRCRAGFVLQQDQRSCRAIDHCSFGNHSCQHECVSTFGGPRCRCRGGYNLLPDGRSCQAQDLCNGVDHGCEFQCVSEGFSYRCLCPERWQLQADGKSCSRCQEGHVDLVLLVDGSKSVRPQNFELVKRFVNQIVDFLDVSPEGTRVGLVQFSSRVRTEFPLGRYGTAAEVKQAVLAVEYMERGTMTGLALRHMVEHSFSEAQGARPRALNVPRVGLVFTDGRSQDDVSVWAARAKEEGIVMYAVGVGKAVEEELREIASEPAELHVSYSPDFSTMTHLLENLKGSICPASHSPTLCARLPEEGISAGTELRSPCECESLVEFQGRTLGALESLSQNLAQLTARLEDVENQLATQK
- the MATN4 gene encoding matrilin-4 isoform X2 yields the protein MRQFLVSLLRSLDVGPNATRVGVIQYSSQVQSVFPLGTFSRREDMERAIRTLVPLAQGTMTGLAIQYAMNVAFSVAEGARPPEARVPRVAVIVTDGRPQDRVAEVAAQARARGIEIYAVGVQRADVASLRAMASPPLDEHVFLVESFDRIQEFGLQFQRRLCRKDLCAEGGHGCQHQCVSSPGTFHCACNPGYRLAADDKSCLALDLCTEGTHGCEHHCVSSPGFYFCRCRAGFVLQQDQRSCRAIDHCSFGNHSCQHECVSTFGGPRCRCRGGYNLLPDGRSCQAQDLCNGVDHGCEFQCVSEGFSYRCLCPERWQLQADGKSCSRCQEGHVDLVLLVDGSKSVRPQNFELVKRFVNQIVDFLDVSPEGTRVGLVQFSSRVRTEFPLGRYGTAAEVKQAVLAVEYMERGTMTGLALRHMVEHSFSEAQGARPRALNVPRVGLVFTDGRSQDDVSVWAARAKEEGIVMYAVGVGKAVEEELREIASEPAELHVSYSPDFSTMTHLLENLKGSICPGTPNSALVRGATS
- the MATN4 gene encoding matrilin-4 isoform X3 gives rise to the protein MRGRLCSQLPMFLLLLQPWETQLQFAGPRCRTGPLDLVFVIDSSRSVRPFEFQTMRQFLVSLLRSLDVGPNATRVGVIQYSSQVQSVFPLGTFSRREDMERAIRTLVPLAQGTMTGLAIQYAMNVAFSVAEGARPPEARVPRVAVIVTDGRPQDRVAEVAAQARARGIEIYAVGVQRADVASLRAMASPPLDEHVFLVESFDRIQEFGLQFQRRLCRKDLCAEGGHGCQHQCVSSPGTFHCACNPGYRLAADDKSCLALDLCTEGTHGCEHHCVSSPGFYFCRCRAGFVLQQDQRSCRAIDHCSFGNHSCQHECVSTFGGPRCRCRGGYNLLPDGRSCQAQDLCNGVDHGCEFQCVSEGFSYRCLCPERWQLQADGKSCSRCQEGHVDLVLLVDGSKSVRPQNFELVKRFVNQIVDFLDVSPEGTRVGLVQFSSRVRTEFPLGRYGTAAEVKQAVLAVEYMERGTMTGLALRHMVEHSFSEAQGARPRALNVPRVGLVFTDGRSQDDVSVWAARAKEEGIVMYAVGVGKAVEEELREIASEPAELHVSYSPDFSTMTHLLENLKGSICPEEGISAGTELRSPCECESLVEFQGRTLGALESLSQNLAQLTARLEDVENQLATQK